CTCCGTTACTTCGATACAGAACTGCTCTGGCCCAAGGTGGTACTCTTCCAAAACCTCACGCAGTGCATCCACCCAGCTGCCACTCTGGAACTGGCGTGGCGACAGGTTGATAGCGACCTGAAGGCCGTTCAGCGGCGTTTGTTGCAGGTCTCGCCCCACCTGATGCAACAGCCAGACCGTCATCGACTCCAGCGCCTGGCTGGCTTCGCAATGGGAATGAACTCGGCCGGCGATACCAGCCCCAACTCATGGCTGTGCCAGCGCATCAATGCCTCGTAGCCGCAGACTGCGCCGCCAGGCAGTACCTTGGGCTGATAGACCAGATACAGCTCGTCACGCTCAAGCGCTTCGTTCAACCCAGTTTTGATGCGCATATTGCGCTGGTTACGAGCATTGATTTGCGGATCGAAGAACGCGTAGCGCCCTCGCCCCTGCTCTTTGGCAAAATACATGGCGGCATCGGCATGGCCGACCAGAGTGTCCTGATCCTCGCCATCACGCGGATAACTGACGATGCCGATACTGGAGCCGATGCGCACATCATGCCTTTCGACTCTGAACGGGGTTTTCAGCTGCTCAATCAGCTTGTCGGCGACCGCGGCCAGGCTGTCATCCCCTTCCGGCTGCGGCAGCAGTACGGTGAACTCGTCCCCTCCCAGACGGAAGGCACTGTCCGACTCACGCAGACAGCCCTTGAGCCGCTCGGCCACCTGACACAACAGCTGGTCGCCCACGGCATGACCATGGGTATCGTTGACTTCCTTGAACAGGTCCAGATCAATAAACAAAAGACCAAAGGTTTCACCGTAGCGCTTGCCCCGGCGCAGCGCCTCTGTCACTCGGCGCATGAATTCGGTGCGGTTGTACAGACCGGTCAGGGTATCGTGATAGGCGAGCTGGTGCAGATTGCGCTCAGCGTTTTTCTCTTCGGTAATATCTTGGAAAATGCCAAAATAGCCATCCAGCTCTCCCTTGCGGTTGAGGATGGTACTGATCGACAGACGCACCGGATAGACCGTTTTGTCGGCACGCCGGTTCCACAATTCACCGTTCCACTTGCCATTGCGCTGGATGTCCTGCCACATGCGGACGTAGAACGCCGCGTCCTGATGTTCCGATTTCTGAATTGAAGGGCACTGCCCCAGCAACTCATCACGCTTATAGCCGGTCATCTCCAGCAGCGACTGGTTTACGTCCACTATGCGATTGTCGGCATCGGTGATCATGATGCCTTCGGCCGTGTGTTCGAAGATGCGCTGGGCGATACGCGCCAGATTCTCGTTCCTCTCCTGCTCCGTCACATCGGTGGCAACGGTGCACAGGGCGTAGGGGACACCGTCCTCGGCCACCAGCGGAAACTTGACCATGAACCAGTTGTGCATCTCACCGTTTACCGGGAAACTCGCCTGGAACTGCATCGCCTTGCCTGTTTGCACCACCTCGCGATCACGCTTTGCAATTTCGCCGGCCCAGGGCTCGGGAACCAGATCGAACACGGTAGTGCCGGTTTCATCAGGCTTGCCCAGGGTCTCGATAAATCGCTCGTTGACCATGCGATAGAACCCCTTGGGGTCCTTGATGTACACCATGGAGGGAATAAAGCGCAGGATATTTTCCATCTGCCGATTGGCCTGCAGCAGTTGCCCCCGGCTTTGCTCAAGCCGTGCCGCCATTTTGTCGATGGCCTGCCCGATCAGGCTCAACTCATCACGCCCCTTGAGGCCCGTACGCTGCCCCAGCTCGTCAGCGGCCAACGCAGCCGCCGTATTGGTAATCAGCAACAAACGCCGACTCACCGCCCGTTCAATCAGCACCCAGGCAAGTCCCGCCAACAGCACGACTGCCAGTGCCACCCACACGAACAGACGATCCAGCCGATGCAACAGGGGCGCCATGGAACGCTCAAGATCCAGCTCAACCAGCACCAGGCCCCAGTTGTCCTGCAGGGAAGATTGCTCATCAAAGTAGATATAGGGCATCAAGCCATAGAGGGTATTTTCCCCCACACTCTGGTGTTGATATACAGGCTGTCGAGAGCTGATCGCCTGAGCAATCAGCTCCGGATCAAAATGCAGGTGGAGGCTGCTCAGGGGGTTTCCCACCTGAGCAATACGACTGGATGCAATTACTTGGCCCTGAGGGTCGGTCACCAGCAGGTATTTGACTTCACGATGGGCGCTGCTGGCGGCCACTTCACGTTTGACACCTTCCAGATCACCTCTACCGAGCATGTATTCGGTCGTCCCCTGCAGCCTATTCAGCGTATAACGCAGGCCGTCTTCCATGTTCTGATGCAGAAGCTGGCCCAGATAGGGTTTGATCAGACCGAAGGCCAGTACCAGCATCAGAAGTGCAAACAGCACGATGGTAACCGGAATGATACGCCGCAGCGGCAACTCAGTGATCAGTTTCATAGCTCGGATAATCCGCGTAGACCAGCCCTGACAGGTCAGGCAACTGTTGCATCAGTCCCTGCTCAAGCATCAGCCTTGCCAGCGCTTCTGCCTGCTTTTGCAGCTCAGAAGGCTTGCCGCTCATCAGGACTGAGGAGCGTTTCGGGCCCGGCTGTTCCAGTTGTTGCAGGCTTCTGAGTACTTCAGCGGCCGAACCGCCAATACGGGCCGTCATCACCTCGGCCGCCGCCTCTGGCGACTGGTGCAGATATTCCAGCGCCCGATGCCAGGCATCTATAAGATGATGGATCTGCCTGCGGTGGGATTTCAGCAGTGACTCACGCACTACCAGCAAATCCACCACTTCTCCTGGAATCATTGAAGAGTCAAACAGTATGACCGCCCCCTGCGCCAACAACTGTTGACGAACGGGTTCAAACGTCACCACCGCATCCACCTGGCCTTTGAGCCAAGCTTCATGGTGTTCGTTAACTTCAAGATGAACAATCTCTACATCCGTGGCGCTCATCCCATGCAATGCAAGCGCACGTGACAGCATGTAGGCACCCAGTGCCGTCGCCTCTACCCCGACACGCTTGCCACTCAGATCTTGTATCTGCTTAAAACCTGGACGCGCCAGAATGACGTCAGCCCCGTTGGATATGTCCGCCACCTGCACAATCACCGGCTTCAGGCCAGCTTCACGTAGACTGATCACTTCATCCAGTGTCAGCGCTGCCGCGTCAATGGCACCGTTGCGGTAGGCACGCATGACCTCACTGGCCGACAAGAGCTCAACCAACGCGACGCTATCTCCCGACAGATAGCCCTGTTCGCGTGCAAGATAAAGCGGCTCATAACCGGGCCAGAGGTTTGTACCCAGTTTGACGGGGGATGGAGGGGGTGACAGACAGCCTGCTGTCACCAGAAAGGGGATCAGCAGCAGGCACAGTGTTTGCAGTCGTCTCTTAAGCCGCATCCCGGCAACTCTCCATGACTAAATATGACGACAGTTTACCGCAACCGGGTAGCCAAGTCCTCGCTGCCGGAACCAAAACGGGATGCTCGATACCAAAGTTCCATACCCTGTGAATTACTCTAGAGACCCGAGTCGAATTGCCTTCATGCATACATGTTATGCACTAAAGTATTCACAATCCACAAGCCTTTTCGATGCGGTTGATAACCTGATCCGTTTTGCTCACATATTCTGTGCAAAACCTCATGGATAAGTTCGGGAAAGTGTGCAAAACAAAACAATAACTATCTGTAAATAAAAGATATTTCAAAAGCGTACAATTCTTGATCGAGATAGGGATGGTTTTCCTCAGGCCTGTTTTGTCAACCCCAATCCAGGCACCAATTCCGTTAAGTTAACGCTTTATCTGAAGTAGAGCATGATTTTTATTCACACCCAGACAGGATCATAAAACACCCCTCCTTGGGCCTGTGCATGAAACCTGTATGGGCTGAGGATGAAAGTCCAGAATGTTCCTCAGGGACGCCGCGCCATCCACCACGCGTCTTCCCAGTATGGGTTATCCAGCCGCGAGATCATCACGCCACGACTGGTAGACGCGTGGATAAATTCGCCATTGCCGATATAGATGCCGGCATGTCGCTGCTTCCAGCCAGTCTTGAAAAATACCAGATCAGCCGGTTGCAGCTGATGCCGCTTTACCGGAGAACCTATACGGGCCTGTTTTTCGGTTGTACGGGGCAACTGGGTGCCATTTAGATCTGCATAGACCCGCTGGATAAAGCCGGAACAGTCCACACCTGAACGGTCCTGGCCACCGTAACGATAGGGGGTACCTGCCCACTGGCTGTAGTGGTCAAGGAGTTGCTGTCGCTGTGGATGATGCAGATCAACGGGCGTATGGCCATAACGCGGAGCGCTGCTGCAACCCGCCAGCAGCAGCGCCATGAGTGTCAGCAACGTAAGTGAGCGTGGCATGACCGTCTCCTGAAGTATTCATGTTTAATGTTTAACCACTCAAGGCATTCAAGGTCAAGCCAATAACCCGCTTCAGTGCAGCTCTATCACGCGCTTTCTGCTAGTATGCTCGCAACTGATTTCAAGCGAGAAAAAACCCGTGTTTGCTGACCTGATGCTGCATGACCGCCTGCTCAAGGCGATCGATAAACTTGGCTTTACCCAACCTACAGCCGTACAGCTGGCGGCACTGCCCCCGGCACTGGAGGGTAAGGATCTGATCGTGGGCGCCGAAACCGGCAGCGGCAAAACGCTCGCCTTTGTTATTCCCATGTTGCAGCACTTTCTGGATAACCCATCGCCCAATACCGGTACCCGTGGCCTGATCCTGACCCCCACACGCGAGCTTGCCGAGCAGGTGTGTCAAAGCGTCAAGGATCTGGCCACCTTTACCCGCGTCACCACCATGACCGTCTGTGGCGGCACCGGCTTCAAGGAGCAGGCCGCCGAGATGCGCAAGAACCCGGAAATTCTTGTGGCGACTCCGGGCCGCCTGATGGAGCACCTTGAGCGTGAAACCCTGGATTTCGGAGATCTGGAATTCCTGATTCTGGACGAAGCCGACCGCATGCTGGACATGGGCTTCCGTGACGAGGTGCTGGCGATCACCGAGATCTGCCGCAAGGATCGCCAGTCGATGGTGTTTTCCGCCACCCTGACCCACCCCGGGGTGCATGACCTGCTGCCGCGAGTGTTGAACGAACCGGAACAGCTGCTGCTGAACACGCCGCAAAACGCGCAGGCCAATATTCAGCAGCAGATGATTCTAGCCGATGACGACAAACACAAGGAGCGCCTGGTGGAGTGGCTGCTGGCCAACGAAACCTATGACAAGGTGATCATCTTCACTAACACCCGCGTTAAGGCGCAGTGGCTGGCCAAGAGCCTGCAGCGCCAGAACCGCCGCTCCGGAGTCCTGCACGGCGAGATGAGTCAGGATGAGCGCAAGCATGTGATGGGGCTGATGCGCAGCGGCAAGATCAATATTCTGGTAGCCACCGACGTGGCCGCCCGTGGCCTCGATATTCAGGGGCTGGACATGGTGATCAACTTCGATATGGCACGCAAGGGTGACGAACACCTGCACCGCGTCGGCCGTACCGGACGCCAGGACAAGCCGGGGTTGGCGATCTGTTTGATCGAGCATACCGAATGGAATTTGATGTCCAGCATTGAGCGTTACCTGCGCATCAAATTCGAGCGCCGCACTTTGAAAGGCGTGGAAGCCAACTACAAAGGGCCGAAGAAGCTGAAAGCCTCGGGCAAGGCTGCCGGTACCAAAAAGAAAAAGAGTGACGGCAAGGACGGCAAGAAGTCAGCCGCCAAATCCGAAGGCAAACAGCGCCTGCGTGATCGAAAACAGGTGGGCAAGCGCCGTACGACCGCAGCACCCAAGCCCCCTGCCGATCTGGCCGATGGCTTTATGCCGTTGAAGAAAAAACGTTCCGACAGCGACAGCTAATCCCGCGTTGTACTGCCACTGATGCCGGCCCGCTGCTTCCTGCAGTGGCCGGCTTTCACCATCGCCTCCAACCCGACCTGTCCCCAGCGCATCAGAGCTCTCACCCAAAGAGCGATCGCTCTTTGTTGTTATAATCGCAACTTAATTTCGCAAAAACGACAACAAAAAGCATTATTTTTGCCCAATCCAGGCCACTGTTTTACATAATTGCAACAATCAAACTACATACATTCCCGCATTCACTGCTAGAATCCGCCTCCACCAGACTGCGTAAATATTAATCACTATCAGAATATGCAGGCTTGTTGACAACAAACAGGAACGACCATGTCTTCAACTTCACGAATTTTGTGTTCGCGTCTGCGTGAGCGCATCATGAGCGCCGAACAGGCCGCTGAACTGATCTCTCCCGGCGCCAACGTCGGCATGAGCGGCTTCACCGGTGCCGGTTATCCCAAGGCTGTACCCGCGGCGCTGGCCGAGCGTATTCGCCATCACAATGCCGCCGGCGGCAAACCGTTTCGGATCAATGTCTGGACCGGTGCCTCCACTGCTCCCGAGCTGGATGGCGCACTGGCGGAAGTGGACGGCATCGAAATGCGGCTGCCGTTCCAGAGCGACCCGATCTGCCGCGGACGGATCAACAGTGGCACGATGGAGTATGTGGATTACCACCTGTCTGAAGTGTCGCAATACGCCTGGTCAGGCTTTCTCGGCAAGATGGATATCGCCCTGATCGAAGTCGCCGGTATCCGCGAGGATGGCAGCCTGATCCCTTCTTCGTCCGTCGGCAACAACAAGACCTGGATCGAGCAGGCCGACAGAATCATTCTTGAGGTCAACGCCCAGCAGAACGCCAAGCTGGAAGGGATGCACGACATCTATTACGGCACCGCCCTGCCGCCCAACCGCAAACCGATCATGCTGACCCACC
This DNA window, taken from Marinobacterium iners, encodes the following:
- a CDS encoding C40 family peptidase, which gives rise to MPRSLTLLTLMALLLAGCSSAPRYGHTPVDLHHPQRQQLLDHYSQWAGTPYRYGGQDRSGVDCSGFIQRVYADLNGTQLPRTTEKQARIGSPVKRHQLQPADLVFFKTGWKQRHAGIYIGNGEFIHASTSRGVMISRLDNPYWEDAWWMARRP
- a CDS encoding DEAD/DEAH box helicase, which codes for MFADLMLHDRLLKAIDKLGFTQPTAVQLAALPPALEGKDLIVGAETGSGKTLAFVIPMLQHFLDNPSPNTGTRGLILTPTRELAEQVCQSVKDLATFTRVTTMTVCGGTGFKEQAAEMRKNPEILVATPGRLMEHLERETLDFGDLEFLILDEADRMLDMGFRDEVLAITEICRKDRQSMVFSATLTHPGVHDLLPRVLNEPEQLLLNTPQNAQANIQQQMILADDDKHKERLVEWLLANETYDKVIIFTNTRVKAQWLAKSLQRQNRRSGVLHGEMSQDERKHVMGLMRSGKINILVATDVAARGLDIQGLDMVINFDMARKGDEHLHRVGRTGRQDKPGLAICLIEHTEWNLMSSIERYLRIKFERRTLKGVEANYKGPKKLKASGKAAGTKKKKSDGKDGKKSAAKSEGKQRLRDRKQVGKRRTTAAPKPPADLADGFMPLKKKRSDSDS
- a CDS encoding ABC transporter substrate-binding protein yields the protein MRLKRRLQTLCLLLIPFLVTAGCLSPPPSPVKLGTNLWPGYEPLYLAREQGYLSGDSVALVELLSASEVMRAYRNGAIDAAALTLDEVISLREAGLKPVIVQVADISNGADVILARPGFKQIQDLSGKRVGVEATALGAYMLSRALALHGMSATDVEIVHLEVNEHHEAWLKGQVDAVVTFEPVRQQLLAQGAVILFDSSMIPGEVVDLLVVRESLLKSHRRQIHHLIDAWHRALEYLHQSPEAAAEVMTARIGGSAAEVLRSLQQLEQPGPKRSSVLMSGKPSELQKQAEALARLMLEQGLMQQLPDLSGLVYADYPSYETDH